In the genome of Lathyrus oleraceus cultivar Zhongwan6 chromosome 4, CAAS_Psat_ZW6_1.0, whole genome shotgun sequence, the window TAAGTATGTGGTCTCTTTTTTTTAACTGCTTTCATCCAAACCAACTTAGATATTGTGTTGTTTAATGTAACAATTCTAGAAATATTGAGTAGATTTGTTAATTGCCAAAGTAATTTGTATGAGTATAAGAGAGTTTGATCATCAAACAGGGTGAAGACCACAGTGAAAATATAAACTTTTTTTTCCTTCCAAAAGATGAAATGTCGGATTGGTCTGTTCAAGGTTATTTTATACACATATTTAACAAGTTGTATATTGATTAAGAGCATTGTTATTTGGAGAAAAAAATACATGCAGACCAAGTCTATCTATAAGTCTAAAAGAGACAAGACACCAGAACAACTTAATTTTATCCCCCTAAGTGGGATCGGCTATATAGATTAACTATCGCCACTAAGTGAGGTCAGTTATATGAATCAGTTATCGTCATAATGTTATATCAAAGACCATATTTTTATCTAAATCATTGAAATAATAGTAGATAGCCACGTTCATAATTTATGAATTTGTTTTGGAAGACTTATAGAGTAGGGAAAATTCTCAAAATTCAAGTGTACTTATATATTATCCATTACTTAGGTTAGGGTCTCGCATCAACAATGAAGCTTGAACATACACTTTAGTAAGTTATGAGTTACATCTTTATCAACTGAATTAACATTTTTTTAGTATATTTTGTATATATTTATGACAATGAAAAAAAAAAGTAGTTCTACGCCCAAACCATAACAGGCGTGTGTCATGGAGTTTCAAATGGAATCTAGCACCTAATGTGACAGTTTATATATTATATGGCCTGAAAAAAGTGTAGAAGTTATATATAACTTAAATAGATAAAAGAATTTACCCAAAAGAAGCAACAGTTTATTATTCTATTGAAGTCTAAAATAGAGTTACAACATTCAATGGTGTACATTAATAGGGATACTTACTTATGATAAAGACAAACAGAAACAAAAAGGCATTCATTCACTCATGACATTTTGACGTTGGACATTTGGTGGGTAGATTAGGTTCTTGTTTTGCTGAACATACTATGGTTCTTTATTATATGCCTTGGACCGTAAGAAACCAACCAGAAGGTGACAGAAGAGAGGGAGCTGGCTGAACTCAACACTTTAGCTTCACCTGATATTGAATGATTTGTAGCCAGAACTTCCTGGTAAGTTCATCTGAATCCTACACTGTGTTTCCTTAGGTTGATGTTGTCCTTTGCCGTGGCTGCTGCCCTCACTCGCAGCTTCTGGGTTGGTTTTCCGGCGCCGCTCATTATGTCCAGCCAATCGCCTGCGGCAGCTTCTTTTTGACTCATCAAACTCTACCAAGTCATGGAACCTGCACAACATGACTCATCATTGATTTCAAAAACAAAATAGTACTCCAAAGCTAGTTTGAACTGAACTACTAAAATCAACATTTTCTGATATCATAGTACAGTTAGAGTTTGATTTAATTCATTCCTACAAAACCGGTTTGTCAGGTGAGGATTGTCAATGTATATAAGAGAAAATGGTGTATATTGAGTATTGAAAACCTGCTACATTGTTGGCAAAACCTCTGCCTCATCCCTGCAACCATCACAACAGGTGCCTTGGAATGAAATTCACACACCTTATGGCGGCGGTGGTATCTCTTTGCATCTGTCAAATCAGCTCCACACCTCTCTGCCTGGCAGGAAGGTGGAGAAACACCTCCACCACCTCCTCTTCTCCCACCACCAACCcctttcttcttctcttcttcaGTCAGACTAACATCACCATCGTCCTCTTCTACTTCATTTTCTGCTTCTTCTTCCACTGTGTTGTTCCTTCTCACCTTTTCCATCATCATTGCTCTCTTCCTTTCAATACTCCTAGCTTCCATTGTGTTGTGAGAGCTGAGATGAAAAAGACTAAAAGGGAGGGGATAACAAGTGATGTTGTAGAATAGAAGAGGCTAGAGTTTTGGGATCAATGAAGTGAAAGAGGGAGTTTATATGAAGCAAAAATGTAAAAAGAAGGGGCAAAGTGTGTGTGGACCACAACCTTCATTTTCTTTAAATTGTGTTCTTTTAATAGTAGTAGAGTAGAATACTATAGAGTTGAGATGCTTCAAGCCTGTTTTGTCGCTAAGTATGGTTTTACTTGCTTTGAGGGATTAATCTCTGCAACCGTGTCTAGAGGATATTCGATTTTGTAAGAAAATACTATAGTGTATTAGAATAGTTTATTAAGTAGGGTGCTAAATATTGGTTTAGTCTTTAATAATATAAACTAATAATGGAATGTATAAATCCAAATTTTTGCAGGGTATACTATTGATGCATGTTGAATGAAATGAATGTTGAAAGGGATAGTTAGTACTTCTGTCAGATAAAATAAATCCAAACGCCTTACGTATAAATGCTTATCTATAGGTAATCAAGGAATTAAGAATGAGGAGGAGAAAATGATTTTGCTTTAGTTCTTTTGTTCATGTTGTGGTTTCTGATACCACTCAGATAAAGGACCCATATcacatgcatacataacatgaTTTCTAAAATAATTGtaatgttgttattattattattagtagtAATAAATGAACAGTACTAGTTTCTACAAAAAAGCATATGTTAAAACAATAAGAATCTTTAGAAAGGAAACAGAAATAGTGCTAGTGTGGACTTCTGCAAAGGCTTGATTGTAAGAGGAATCATAATGGTTGTTTGTGTTTATTTTAGCTAACTCATTTTAATTATTCAGTGATATATATGAATAAACTTTGATTTAGATGCAGAGGTAGATAATACTGGTCCACTGTATTTTAATTCTCAACCCTGCAAAGTACTCATAGCACTGGACAAAGCTAGATTCTAGATGGTTGAGTTGAGAGAGACAGATCAAAATTTTCACATTGAAGCCTAAAAAACTAGGGAACAGTAGGAAGAAAAGTTCACCACTTTAACATAAATGTATAAGATCTACCTGTTCCGCTGTTCTTTCCTACTTTTTACCTTTCTTTTGTTTAGTTTTTCTAATATGGCGTTTTGATCATGTTTATATTCATGATTAATAACAAGTTAATTTGCATGGTGCTTAAGTCTGATAGAATCTTGTGTTTTTATTTTCAGGCATAAAATGATTGTGAAGAAGCAATAGTACTAGTATGGCCATAACAAGTGGTGGTGACATAACCTGGCACAAAGTACTTACTACTAACCATGACTTCACAACAGAAGATGCCATCGTACTCGGTACTGGATGCCAGTTTTCACCATGGACGGTATCTAGATATAACGGACAAAAAAACAAACGGTTCAATGTATTCAACCTCGACCCGAATTTGgtattttcttttttcttccTTCTTTACTTCCTTTGTGGCCATGAGAATAAGAATTTCGACATGAGCAAAAAATCATGCATATCACTCTCATATTATTATTGACTTGTGTGTTTTGGTCTGGTCCCCCTCTTGTTAATTTGTTATGCAAGCTAATTAACACTGATATGATATGATATATACCATTTCAAAAGGGACTTTATTGAAGAAATGTGTAGGACAGTTGTGAAGAATTTTGATATGAATAGACAAAAGGTGAAATTGTAGTGCTGGAAAATTCTTGTTGCTTGTTGTCTTTGTAGTGCATGCAGACAGGTGCACGGTGTATAAGATAAGAGGAACCGAATATATATAAAATCATCCTctcattcatacatacatatacaCATTTTTTGTTGGTCCCCAAGGTTTGGCAAACCATGAATAAATGCTTTAAATCATGGACTTGTTTTCACAGCACAACTCTTTTTGTTCAAGTTTCTTCACAACCTGTTGTTTGTTCTTCCCTGATTTATGGTTTGTCGATTCTGTTGCAACTTTATCAGATGATTTATGGCTTCAGAAACAGACGTAGGTATCTGATTCTGTTGTAAGGTCAGATATAACTTCACGACAAAAATCATAAGCGTCTTGTTTTGGTTAGGATGCTATTCTTAAAAATCTTTTCTCAATTATAACTATGTTTTTTTTATAAAGAAATTATAATATTACAGCCTGATATATGATAGTAGTAAATTGTGAATTTTACTTTTACTACCTATCAAGTTGTTAATATACTTTTAACTCAGTGATTTATTTTCCATCAACTGTTGTTTTAGGAATGAAAAACTTTAACTTGTGATTTATTTTTCAGTCCTTTTCCAATCCCAATTGTAGAGATCGAACCATAGTCCGTTTTATCCAGTCTAATGTTAATCACTACTAAACcaattgatatatatatatatatatatatatatatatatatatatatatatatatatatatatatatatatatatatatatatatatatatatatatatgttattCTAGAGTTGTACTAATTGAACCAGCAAGATTAGGGATTGCCTTTAATACAAAATCATAACTGAAAAACAACTCATTAGTGTCTCTTAAAAACATTAATAACATAATTGAGATATTAAACTCTATTTGAGTTAGAGCATTTAGATTCTTTGTGGGACCCATTAAACTACGTCGTATCAAAGCAATTCATCCAATTTTTATTTTAATAGAGCAATTCTAAAAAATTCATATTGAGTCACATTACTTTACTTTATATATTAATATCTTAtttatattaaattttatttaatttaaaataattatttaaattattaaaattaaaattaatataaaataaataaaattaaaattaaaattaatataaaataaataaaattcaaaataaacttaaaattaatctcacatataattaaaaacaataaaaatgaatAACATCTCATAATTAGTCAAATTTAAATTTCGCCATCCTCTTGTCCAAAATGTTCTTAAATATACTTCATTAGGTCTCCTTGAAGTTGGTGATAAACTTATTTTTCGTGAAGGTCTGCTCTTGTTTGTAGTCTTGTAGTAAGATTTGGAAGAAGATCGTTAAATATTTCAGTTATTAAGATGTTGTTATCCACATTATCATAAGAGTAATCATAATCACTTCCATATGTGTGTCGTTCGTTTTCAACAATCATGTTGTGTAATATGATGCAAACATATATGGTATGCTTGAAGGTTTCCATGTGCCAGACACACGTTGAGCCACATATAATTGTAAATTGAGATTTAAGCACTCTAAATGCATGCTTCACATCCTTTCTAGCTGATTCTTGATATTGTGCAAATAGTTTTCTCTTTTCTCCTCGCAAATTGAAACATTCTTGAAAAATGTAGCCCGTTCTGGATATATACCATCTGTTAGATGGCAGCCCATATTATATGGATTTTTATTGATTGTATATTTCACAATGAGAGCATGTCCTTCCAAAATATCGTTAAACACGTTGGATTAGTTCAACACGTTAATGTCATTGTTTGAACCCGCAATACCAAAAAATGCATGCCAAATCCACAAGTCATATGttactgtcataccccaaaatttgcccattaatctcgcaaaacatttctcgaagcactccaacttattctgcaaggcactgaccttaaaggaacaaaagcccagctcacaacaggcccaatccagaaaaaggcccaaactagctcgctcgctaggcgagccactccttcgcctagcgaatcttgcgaataccagaattattgggcttcattctgagcccattaggtcacaaatggcctgctcgctaggcgagcaaatccttcgcctagcgaacccttcgctacaacgctcgcctagcgaagcttgcgatatatcagaatttttgggcttcattctgagcccattaggtcaccacaatcactataaataccgacacttcagtcacgaaaaagGGGAGGACAAAAaacagacgaagacggacggaaaccctggcatagaaaccctggagatcaacttagagtattccgagtaaagaaaccctgaaggtCGCTCATCCGCGCCGAAGTTACtgccgcccaactccatccgataccaagagtggtcagtcccttcaacatcgcagctcagttgcaaacaggtttgcgcatcactactgctttatgcttttaatcggtaatctctacatacataaggcatcatgattaaattttcggatatgtaatttgatttcacatgtgaatttaagtatgcctgaatatcctgaatgtttgtccatgctattcctgtaattaaatgccataaagtttagggttccggagatcatgctgctatcaaactcaaaacccgtagcagctcgctagcacatcgctaagcgagcctgtagcgagaactcgctaagccttcgctaggcgaagcaggagcgaacgggacagtggctgttttgtttcttttctgttctgccttatgtttatctaatcaagatttattataattctgcatcatttggcctgactttatgactgttgtttttatgttgtggtgcaattttcaattgtactttaccTCGATGTCCTAACCtgtgtgctgaattgtgtaaaggcttacatattcccgaggaaacggccggctaggtattccactttgtgtgtgggatacccttatggagatggattctgaattacttaattttaatgtggagattcattCTAAATTTcttagctgattttaatgtattgatttcgtcgattttaatgtggacctaattacttaatcgattacggctatctaattaattgtaaaactttgcctttaaatatgcgatctCGGACttctctttgttaccctacgatattacggtattacggtcatgtcccgcgaatgtggggatatacttagcaaagacccttcgattaaatcatcataaaataaatcatagtccctcggatgttgccttcgaatatatgattttgtccctcgatgacccttcggtgtagcctacggttaaatgatgatcgtcccttcgaatgctaaggtatccttacaaatgttgccttcaatgaccaatcgatgaccctacgatgacccttttacatccaaaggataaaactacttacttctcaatggtaaggacagttttaccctcataaggattggaaatgcccataaagaccttgggtaggtataactcttaattgcttactcacaattcaaaaatacttttcacacttcacaaatactagaaaatcaccacttggtatacattcatactagaatcattactgagttatatttttctaaaccattttcaaaactaaacgagataaccactttgtatacattcatacgagaatcattacaaagttaaattctctttttcaaaacattttctaaacaattcacgaacactttttcagacaagaaaaataatataagtgatcaagcaattaagagcccatggataaccatggatacaaagggtgctaacaccttccctttgtataatgtacctcccgaacccaaaatctaactaaggtctttcctgttcttttccacctttccttattggataaaagaaaagtcggtggcgactcttgctatccgcgacattgcgattaaaagcaaaacaccccaagtcagttcaccgtatgacagaactggcgactctgctggggattcttaaagagaggttaccttaaaaacaagatcacttattcaaattgtttgatttacttttaagggattgcttgggtattttacgcttgagtgaaagatcctacacccggatctagtgtaccttaggtaagtagcaatagatcatcgcgactatccggcgtatactggaatggttaaaatgatggctacggttagtgtgacactttggatgtcctgatgttcctcatgtttacttgaggaaaaatttggcgtccgcgtggtgtcatcaaagcattaacaaacctttagaaccctaattgactcatcctagccattagaaagtagtgagataactgacttcggttccgactggggttggttgagactcgatactacactctttgagattggactttggggaagctttggtcaaccacttggtgttgcactgaagtggacttaaggaaaggtcaatgatttgagatccttctagaacccggttactattccaggacaggttgaaccaaccaaacttcagtggggagggtacttacctatggaactcatgcaagccttaaaacctaggaatgattgttgcgtgacttgcttgtgtttgctatttacataacatcataacatcataacatcatggcattgtgCTAACCActtcaaggacttagggatttaactttgctctgttaaacaggttatggcttcccggaagactatccggatcaatcttgtaacgatctctcctcaactcaaggatttagtgtcagaatttcccgatcatgctcagttcatcaagaaacatgattctctcctcaatttggttaccatTGGTTTCAgagaagatatgatgagagtactattccagttcttcgatcctaaacatcattgcttcaccttcccagattatcagttggtacccacattagaagaattctccaagttgcttgggatacctattcttgatcagacacctttcagtggtttagaaaagattccgaaggctgaagaagttgccgcagctttacacatgacaaagtctgacattgaaactaattgggtaacaagaagtgaagttaagggtttacttgccaaatttctgataaataaggcccgagaattcctaaaagttatgaatgtccatgctttcgaagatgtcctagcattactaatctatggtttggtgttattccctaatccagaccaattcatagacgtgaatgctattaagatattcctcactcataaccctgtgcctactTTGCTCGGATatattttgcattcccttcacacccgtactatgaaaagacaagggactctcatgtgctgcatacctttattgtctaggtggtttatttcgcaccttcctcaatcagtcttgaagaatgatcaaaatctgaaatggtctcaaaggataatgacactctcccattcagacatccgttggtgttctaatcccagagaaaatgttatcctcatcgaccgttgtggagaattcccta includes:
- the LOC127075419 gene encoding squamosa promoter-binding-like protein 3, with translation MEARSIERKRAMMMEKVRRNNTVEEEAENEVEEDDGDVSLTEEEKKKGVGGGRRGGGGGVSPPSCQAERCGADLTDAKRYHRRHKVCEFHSKAPVVMVAGMRQRFCQQCSRFHDLVEFDESKRSCRRRLAGHNERRRKTNPEAASEGSSHGKGQHQPKETQCRIQMNLPGSSGYKSFNIR